The nucleotide sequence TTCGTCCCGGGTCCCGACGGCGCCCCGGGCCGCCCCGCCTTCGAGAAGGCCGGCGTGCAGCTCGTCGCGGACGTCGAGCCCTACGAGCTCATGAAGCTGCGCCTGCTCAACGCCTCCCACCAGGCGCTGTGCTACCCGGGTCGCCTGGCCGGGCTCGAGTACGCGCACGAGGTCTGTTCCGACCCGCTGTACGTGGCCTACCTGCTGGCCTACATGGAGCTCGAGGCCACTCCCACGCTGCGCGATGTCCCGGGCGTGGACCTGGACGACTACCGCAGGACGCTCATCGAGCGCTTCGCGAACCCGGAGATCCGCGACACCCTGGCCCGCCTGTGCGCCGAGGCCTCGGACCGCATCCCCAAGTGGCTCGTGCCGGTGATCCGCGAGAACCTCGAGGCCGGTCGCCCGGTCGAGCTCTCCGCCACGATCGTGGCCTCCTGGGCGCGCTACGCCGAGGGCGCCGACGAGAACGGCCGTCCGTTCGAGATCGTCGATCCCCGCCGCGACGCCGTGATCGAGGCCGCCTCCCACCACGACGAGGACGAGCTGTCCTTCCTGCGCAACGAGGAGCTCTTCGGGGACCTCGCCCAGCAGGAGGCCTTCACGGAGCCGTACCTGCGCGCCCTGCGCGGCTTCCGCTCGCGCGGCGCCCGCGCGACGCTCGAGGAGGTCCTGGAGGTCGTGGGGCGCCCGGCCGCCTGATCCGCCGCAGCCGTCGTCCCTGTCCGCGGAAGCGGGCGGGAGGGGCGACGGCGGGACGGGCCGCGAGCACGACGCAGGCCCCCGCACCGAGACGCAGCGAACGCGTCCGGGGCGGGGGCCTGTGCCATGAGCGGGGACATCCGCAGGAGCCGATGCGGCTCCTGCGCAGCAGGGCTCAGCCGGCCAGCTCCTCCTCGAGCTGGCGGCGCATGGCGCTGTAGCGGGCGCGGAAGGCGTCGGCCCCGTCGTCCTGGGCGGCGGGCAGATGCTGGGAGCCCTCGGTGCCGGCGGTCCAGGCGGGCAGCTCGCCCTGCGCGGCCCAGTAGGCCTGGCGCGCACCGCCCAGGGCCACGTACTCATCCGGGGCGGGGACGTCGATGTCGACGCCCAGCACATGGGTGAGGGCCGTGCGCAGAGTGGCGGAGCGCGAGCCGCCGCCGATCAGCAGGGCGCGCTCGATCGGGACGTCCAGGGTCCGCAGCACCTCGAGGCAGTCGGCCAGCGAGTTCGCGACGGACAGCACCGAGCTGCGGGCCATGTTCTCGCGCGTGAGCGAGGCGCCCGTGACGCCGTGCCAGCGCCCGGCGGCGTCAGGGAGGTTGGGGGTGCGCTCGCCGTCCAGGTACGGCAGCAGCGTCAGCCCCGAGCAGTCTGGGTCGCCGGCGGCCGCAAGGGCGTCGAACTCGTCCAGGTCGGTGCCGAGCAGGTCCGAGGTCCTGGCCATGACCCGGGCGGCGTTGAGCGTGCACAGCAGCGGCAGGTAGGCGCCGGTGGCGTCGGCGAAGCCGGAGGTGACGCCCGTGGGGTCCGCGATCGGGTGCGGGCTGTGGGCGAAGACCGTGCCCGAGGTGCCGACCGAGACCACGACATCGCCGTGGCCGATGCCCAGGCCGAGCCCGCCGCCGGCGTTGTCTCCGCACCCGGCCGAGACCACCGCGCCGGGGCTGTTCGGGAGCCAGTCCGAGGTGATGGTGCCGGCGGAGGCGTGGGGTGCGAGGACCTCGGGGACCTGCGGGGCCGCCCCGAACCAGCGCTCCAGGAGGTCCTCGCGGATCGAGCCGGAGGCGGGGTCGAACCAGCCCGAGCCCGAGGCCTCGGAGCGGTCCGTGATCCAGGCGCCGCCGGTCAGCTCTGAGACCAGCCAGTCGTGCGGCAGGCCCACGCGCTCAACGCGTGCCGCGGCCTCCGGGACGTTCTCGCGCAGCCAGGCCAGCTTGGTCAGCGTGATGGAGGTGACGGGCGCGGAGCCGGTGGCCTCGACCCAGCCGGAGATCTCGAGCTCCTCGACCATGGCCCGGGCCTGTGGGGCGCTGCGGACGTCGTTCCACAGCAGGGCGTCGTGGACCGGCGCGCCGGCCGAGTCCAGGGCCACCATGCCGTGCTGCTGCGCGGAGACGCCCACGCCCAGCACGTCCGAGCGCTCGCGGGCTCCGGCGGCGTCCCAGGCCTGATTCAGCGCCTTGGTCCATTCCCGGGGGTCCACCGAGGTCCCGTCCGGGTGCGGGGCGGAGCCGCGAGAGAGGATCTGCCCCGTGGCGGCGTCGACGACCATGACCTTGCAGGACTGGGTGGAGGAGTCCACCCCGATGACGGTACCGCTGATGCTCACTCCAGCTCCTCTGCCGAGACTCTCTGACGGTTCAGCCTAGCGGTCTGCGTCACATCGCAGGGGCCTGCGGCGGCTCCCGGGAGCGCTCGGTCGGCCTCGGCCCTGCGGTGCCGGTGCAGGGCCGGCGGCCGCCCGCTCACTGACCCTCGAGCTCGGCCAGGGCATCCCGCAGCGGGATGTCGCAGACCAGGATGTCGACCAGCCCGGCCCGCACCGCCGCCAGCACGGCCGGGGCGCGCCCGGCGCCGTGGGCGACCGCGATCCGGCGACGGGCCGCACGCAGGTCCGCAAGCGATGCCGCGATCACGGAGTCCTCGACGGGGCCCTCCACCGCGGTGCCGCGGGCGTCGATCAGGTGCCCGGAGATCTCGGCGACCGCGCCGGCCGCCAGGGCCTGCTGACGGTCCTGCTCCTGGATGCGGTCCCACACGGTGGACAGCCCCGGTCCCCAGCCGCCGATCGCGAAGACCGCCAGGTCCAGATCCCCGGCCTGGGCCAGGGTGCGGGCGATCTCCGGGGTCTCGCGCAGGGCTGCCGCGCCCTCACCGGCCACCAGCGGCGCCCACAGGGGAAGCGTCTGCTTGGCGCGCAGCGTGCTCAGCAGCCGGGGGACCGCCTCGGTGGAGTCCGGGGAGGCGATCGCCCCGGCCAGCT is from Kocuria palustris and encodes:
- a CDS encoding FGGY family carbohydrate kinase, translating into MSISGTVIGVDSSTQSCKVMVVDAATGQILSRGSAPHPDGTSVDPREWTKALNQAWDAAGARERSDVLGVGVSAQQHGMVALDSAGAPVHDALLWNDVRSAPQARAMVEELEISGWVEATGSAPVTSITLTKLAWLRENVPEAAARVERVGLPHDWLVSELTGGAWITDRSEASGSGWFDPASGSIREDLLERWFGAAPQVPEVLAPHASAGTITSDWLPNSPGAVVSAGCGDNAGGGLGLGIGHGDVVVSVGTSGTVFAHSPHPIADPTGVTSGFADATGAYLPLLCTLNAARVMARTSDLLGTDLDEFDALAAAGDPDCSGLTLLPYLDGERTPNLPDAAGRWHGVTGASLTRENMARSSVLSVANSLADCLEVLRTLDVPIERALLIGGGSRSATLRTALTHVLGVDIDVPAPDEYVALGGARQAYWAAQGELPAWTAGTEGSQHLPAAQDDGADAFRARYSAMRRQLEEELAG
- a CDS encoding sugar-binding domain-containing protein, coding for MTSDPTAPSANAAPSPSADDRAHLTLLAEISRAHFLDQKSKVQIAQEHDISRFQVAAFVQEARDRGIVRITIAVPSDGRDQETAQSLGIAELISVEPADTPRGAEALARELAASVAEHAAGQTAVGISWSRIIQAMAPHLPDLSDSVVVQLAGAIASPDSTEAVPRLLSTLRAKQTLPLWAPLVAGEGAAALRETPEIARTLAQAGDLDLAVFAIGGWGPGLSTVWDRIQEQDRQQALAAGAVAEISGHLIDARGTAVEGPVEDSVIAASLADLRAARRRIAVAHGAGRAPAVLAAVRAGLVDILVCDIPLRDALAELEGQ